One Solibacillus sp. R5-41 DNA segment encodes these proteins:
- a CDS encoding nucleotidyltransferase-like protein, with protein sequence MEHILRPIYQERASQPDTLGVILINKRENAPNMTDTFDAVLLIIVKEAVHPIYSKHYTYGDSKTVMHILTEERLRKWIFIGSNKRLVDWIFYGKIMFDRNEFLFKLRSELQEFPFFGRKLKTGIQFSKLIRRYQEGKELFESGHYLDSYNHVVALLHHLGRLSIIDSGLYPEVIVWSQVKRIEPAIYKLYEELILSNESLEKRLELLFLAGEFLINSRTNDGGQHILETMLEQPSWTIQELHNHPELSYYSTDLEVFVEYLIEKGLIHVEPIIAKNEAIFHRNYYVDKQFVESEYGL encoded by the coding sequence ATGGAGCACATTTTGAGGCCAATATACCAAGAACGAGCAAGTCAACCGGATACACTAGGTGTTATTTTAATCAATAAACGTGAAAACGCACCGAATATGACGGACACGTTTGATGCAGTTCTTCTTATTATAGTAAAAGAAGCAGTGCATCCGATTTATTCTAAGCACTATACATATGGTGATTCGAAAACAGTGATGCATATTCTAACTGAAGAACGATTACGTAAATGGATATTTATTGGTTCAAATAAGCGCTTAGTGGACTGGATTTTCTACGGGAAAATTATGTTTGACCGAAATGAGTTTTTATTCAAACTAAGATCGGAGTTACAAGAGTTCCCGTTTTTCGGTCGAAAACTAAAAACAGGAATTCAATTTTCAAAGCTAATTCGTCGTTACCAAGAGGGGAAAGAGTTATTTGAAAGTGGTCATTACTTAGATTCTTATAATCATGTCGTTGCATTACTTCATCATTTAGGTCGTTTATCAATAATTGATAGTGGCTTATATCCAGAAGTAATAGTATGGTCTCAAGTGAAAAGAATTGAACCAGCAATTTATAAGTTATATGAAGAATTGATTTTAAGTAATGAAAGTTTAGAAAAACGATTAGAGCTTTTATTTCTTGCCGGAGAGTTTTTAATTAACTCAAGAACGAATGATGGTGGGCAACATATATTAGAAACAATGCTAGAACAGCCGAGTTGGACGATTCAAGAACTACATAATCATCCTGAATTAAGCTACTATTCAACAGACCTAGAAGTGTTTGTTGAATATTTAATTGAAAAGGGATTAATACATGTAGAACCGATTATTGCGAAGAATGAGGCTATCTTCCACAGAAATTACTACGTAGATAAGCAATTTGTTGAAAGTGAATATGGCTTATAG
- a CDS encoding YgzB family protein — translation MKKYNNKINKIRSFALALIFIGFVIMYGAIFFRENQILVLIFMSIGLLCIIGSTAVYGWIGLLSTRAVQVVCPECGKWTKVLGRVDLCMYCNEPLTLDPNLEGKEFDQSYNSKKSQ, via the coding sequence ATGAAAAAGTATAACAATAAAATTAATAAAATTCGCTCTTTTGCATTAGCACTCATTTTTATCGGCTTTGTTATTATGTACGGCGCTATTTTCTTTAGAGAAAATCAAATTTTAGTTCTAATATTTATGTCAATCGGTTTACTTTGCATTATTGGAAGTACGGCAGTTTATGGCTGGATTGGACTATTATCAACTCGTGCAGTACAAGTTGTCTGTCCCGAATGTGGCAAGTGGACAAAAGTTTTAGGTCGGGTAGATTTATGTATGTATTGTAATGAACCACTTACACTTGATCCAAATTTGGAAGGTAAAGAATTTGATCAAAGTTATAATAGTAAAAAGAGCCAATAA
- the perR gene encoding peroxide-responsive transcriptional repressor PerR, which produces MSELHLKDALDTLKSTGVRITPQRHAILEFLIQSMIHPTADDIYKALADKFPNMSVATVYNNLRVFREVGLVKELTYGDAASRFDFATGDHYHISCESCGKIVDFHYPGLNEVEQFAAHMTGFKVNSHRLEVYGTCPECVENGSKKAL; this is translated from the coding sequence ATGTCTGAACTGCATTTAAAGGATGCGCTAGACACGTTAAAGTCTACTGGTGTAAGAATTACTCCTCAGCGTCATGCGATTTTAGAGTTTTTAATTCAAAGTATGATTCACCCTACTGCTGATGATATATACAAAGCACTTGCTGACAAATTTCCGAATATGAGTGTTGCAACAGTATATAATAATTTACGCGTATTTCGTGAAGTGGGCCTAGTGAAGGAGTTAACTTACGGTGACGCTGCAAGTCGATTCGATTTTGCTACGGGAGATCACTACCATATTAGCTGTGAAAGCTGTGGTAAAATTGTCGATTTCCATTACCCTGGGTTAAATGAAGTAGAACAATTTGCAGCGCATATGACAGGATTTAAAGTGAATTCGCATCGTTTAGAAGTGTATGGTACTTGCCCTGAGTGTGTTGAAAACGGCTCGAAAAAGGCTTTATAA
- a CDS encoding NAD(P)-dependent oxidoreductase — MVMVYFTFEPREDLKAPLIAQFPQENFVFDLKLDSAKLRDAHILVTYGEDLTEQLIDEAKNLEWIFVASAGVEKMPAAAIAKRDILVSNVRGIHKKPMTESVLAHILALKRGLPFIYEQQSKGQWNKKTNLSELNGSTALIIGPGAIGSEIGRILQAFDVYTIGCNRSAEAAPYMDETHFLGDVAQYLPKADIIISMLPSTKYTKHLLGYEHFELMKESAIFMNFGRGDLVDTNVLVQVMKEQLIAHAVLDVYEIEPLPENSPLWELENVTLSPHFSSHSSRYVERSLEIFRPSLEQWLQGERNLENKMNLLRGY, encoded by the coding sequence ATGGTGATGGTTTATTTTACATTTGAGCCAAGGGAAGATTTGAAAGCGCCGTTAATCGCACAGTTTCCACAAGAGAATTTTGTATTTGATTTAAAATTAGATTCAGCAAAATTGCGAGATGCTCATATTTTAGTGACGTATGGTGAGGATTTAACGGAGCAACTAATCGACGAGGCGAAAAATCTGGAGTGGATTTTCGTAGCTTCGGCAGGGGTTGAAAAAATGCCAGCAGCAGCGATCGCAAAGCGCGACATTTTAGTTTCGAATGTACGCGGTATCCACAAAAAGCCGATGACAGAATCTGTTTTAGCTCATATTTTAGCATTAAAGCGTGGCCTTCCATTTATTTATGAACAACAGTCGAAAGGTCAGTGGAATAAAAAAACGAATTTGTCAGAGTTAAATGGTAGTACGGCACTGATTATTGGACCTGGAGCAATTGGTAGTGAAATCGGGCGCATTCTTCAAGCATTTGATGTTTACACAATTGGCTGCAATCGTTCAGCAGAAGCAGCACCTTATATGGATGAAACTCACTTCCTAGGCGATGTGGCACAATATTTACCGAAAGCAGATATTATTATTTCAATGCTACCTTCAACAAAATATACGAAGCATTTATTAGGATATGAGCATTTCGAGTTAATGAAAGAATCGGCCATTTTTATGAATTTTGGCAGAGGTGATTTAGTTGATACAAATGTGTTAGTGCAAGTGATGAAAGAACAATTGATTGCTCATGCGGTGTTAGATGTATACGAAATCGAGCCGCTCCCAGAAAATAGTCCGCTTTGGGAATTAGAAAATGTTACATTATCACCACACTTTTCAAGTCACTCTTCTCGTTATGTAGAGCGCAGTTTAGAAATTTTTAGACCTAGCTTAGAACAATGGCTACAAGGAGAACGTAATTTAGAAAACAAAATGAATTTGCTGCGCGGCTACTAA
- the bcp gene encoding thioredoxin-dependent thiol peroxidase, whose amino-acid sequence MLLENQKAPLFSLVNEKGVLIHLEDFKGKNVVLYFYPKDMTPGCTTEACDFRDAHENFSDLNAVILGVSMDDSSRHTKFIEKHGLPFSLLVDADHQVAEKYGVWTLKKNFGKEYMGIERTTFLINEQGIIEKEWRKVRVKNHIEDVLNYLKTK is encoded by the coding sequence ATGCTATTAGAAAATCAAAAAGCTCCTTTATTTTCATTAGTTAATGAAAAAGGTGTGTTAATTCATTTAGAAGATTTTAAGGGGAAAAATGTCGTTCTTTATTTTTATCCAAAAGACATGACACCTGGCTGTACGACTGAAGCGTGTGATTTCAGGGACGCACATGAAAACTTTTCAGATCTTAACGCAGTAATTTTAGGGGTAAGTATGGATGATTCAAGCCGTCATACAAAATTTATCGAAAAACATGGGCTGCCATTTTCTTTATTAGTGGACGCGGATCACCAAGTGGCCGAAAAATACGGGGTATGGACATTGAAGAAAAATTTCGGCAAAGAGTATATGGGAATTGAACGGACAACTTTTTTAATCAATGAGCAGGGGATTATTGAAAAAGAATGGCGCAAAGTTCGAGTGAAAAATCATATTGAAGATGTGTTAAACTATTTAAAAACTAAGTAA
- a CDS encoding glutamate-1-semialdehyde 2,1-aminomutase — protein MNRTKSEQLHEEALQHIVGGVNSPSRSYKAVGGGAPVFMTHGKGAYFWDVDGNRYIDYLAAYGPIVTGHGHPHIAKAIAHAAETGVLFGTPTEHEIIFAKMLKEAIPTLDKVRFNNSGTEAVMTTVRVARAYTGRTKIIKFAGCYHGHFDQVLVAAGSGPATLGSPDSAGVPENVATEVITVPFNNAEEFTLTMEKWGAQIAAILIEPIVGNFGIVEPNKDFLEHVHALAKEYCALTIHDEVITAFRFHYGAAHTMLGLTPDLVAMGKVIGGGLPIGAYGGRLEVMNTVAPLGPAYQAGTMAGNPASMQAGIACLEVLQQPGIYEEMDRLGALLEVGILEAAEKYNVTITVNRLKGALAVYFTDEKVENYEQAENTDGEKFGRFFKLMISQGVNLAPSKYEAWFLTTEHTEADINETIQAVHYAFSKL, from the coding sequence ATGAATCGTACTAAATCAGAGCAACTTCATGAAGAAGCATTGCAACATATCGTTGGGGGTGTTAATAGTCCTTCACGCTCGTATAAAGCAGTCGGCGGTGGAGCCCCTGTATTCATGACTCACGGAAAAGGCGCTTATTTTTGGGATGTAGATGGCAATCGTTATATTGATTACTTAGCTGCATACGGACCTATTGTAACAGGTCACGGTCACCCACATATTGCAAAAGCAATTGCGCATGCAGCCGAAACTGGTGTATTATTCGGCACGCCAACAGAACATGAAATTATTTTCGCTAAGATGTTAAAAGAAGCGATTCCTACATTAGATAAAGTTCGCTTTAATAACTCAGGTACGGAAGCTGTTATGACGACAGTACGTGTTGCACGCGCCTATACAGGTCGTACTAAAATTATTAAGTTTGCCGGTTGCTATCACGGTCACTTCGACCAAGTATTAGTTGCTGCTGGTTCTGGTCCAGCAACACTGGGCTCTCCAGATTCTGCAGGTGTTCCAGAAAATGTCGCAACTGAAGTAATTACTGTCCCTTTTAATAACGCAGAAGAATTTACGCTAACAATGGAAAAATGGGGCGCCCAAATTGCCGCTATTTTAATCGAGCCCATCGTAGGAAATTTCGGTATTGTTGAACCAAACAAAGACTTCCTTGAACATGTACATGCATTAGCAAAAGAATACTGTGCACTTACAATTCACGATGAAGTCATTACCGCTTTCCGTTTCCACTATGGCGCAGCACATACGATGCTAGGTTTAACGCCTGATTTAGTAGCTATGGGGAAAGTGATTGGTGGTGGATTACCAATCGGAGCATACGGCGGTCGTCTAGAAGTAATGAATACCGTTGCTCCACTTGGCCCAGCATATCAAGCCGGTACAATGGCTGGTAACCCTGCAAGTATGCAAGCTGGCATTGCTTGTTTAGAAGTTTTACAACAACCAGGAATTTATGAGGAGATGGATCGTTTAGGTGCCTTGCTAGAAGTAGGTATTTTAGAGGCGGCAGAAAAATATAATGTAACGATTACTGTAAATCGCCTTAAAGGTGCTTTAGCCGTATACTTTACAGATGAAAAAGTAGAAAATTACGAGCAAGCTGAAAATACAGATGGTGAAAAATTCGGACGCTTCTTCAAGCTCATGATTTCTCAAGGTGTTAACTTGGCACCTTCTAAATATGAAGCTTGGTTTTTAACGACAGAGCATACAGAAGCAGACATTAACGAAACGATTCAAGCTGTTCATTATGCATTTTCTAAATTATAA
- a CDS encoding aromatic acid exporter family protein — MKLGARVLKTGVAIVFALFLAELLNVPSPVFAGIAAVFAIQPSIYRSYLTILEQIQANLIGAVIAVSFGLIFGHHIVAIGIAAIIVIGLMMKLKFEKSISLALVTVIAIMEVPGDEFVMFGLIRFGTVMLGVFAAFIVNLIFLPPKYEVKLFKNINSVQDDIIRWTRLAVRQASEHISTKVTITKIHSRLMELDTMYDFFKEERSYFKNQQFAKSRKLVVYRQMLLTSKKSYELLIRLHKHENELGKLPTQFQYIIQERLDFLLTYHEQLLLKYTGKLRPEHSKWTRHEEYLQGGELMEQFIQQIATAQEVATEDEQFSSYHLLYILSRILDYEENLEHLDTLIVSYRSYHSNEINVDLESEFY; from the coding sequence ATGAAATTAGGTGCACGTGTTTTAAAAACGGGCGTTGCAATTGTATTTGCATTATTTTTAGCAGAACTTTTAAATGTACCATCTCCTGTATTTGCTGGAATTGCTGCGGTTTTTGCGATACAGCCATCCATTTATCGCTCTTATCTTACAATTTTAGAGCAAATTCAAGCTAACTTAATTGGTGCGGTCATTGCTGTTAGCTTCGGATTAATTTTTGGACATCATATTGTTGCAATTGGGATAGCCGCTATTATTGTTATCGGACTAATGATGAAGCTAAAATTTGAAAAGTCCATTTCTCTTGCACTTGTAACAGTTATCGCCATTATGGAAGTACCTGGAGATGAATTTGTTATGTTCGGTTTAATTCGCTTTGGTACGGTAATGCTCGGGGTATTTGCTGCGTTTATCGTCAACTTAATCTTTTTACCACCGAAATATGAAGTCAAATTATTTAAAAATATTAATTCCGTTCAAGATGATATTATTCGTTGGACACGGCTAGCAGTTCGTCAAGCAAGTGAACACATTTCAACCAAAGTAACGATTACAAAAATACATTCACGTCTAATGGAATTAGATACAATGTACGACTTTTTTAAAGAAGAGCGTAGCTATTTTAAAAATCAACAATTCGCGAAGTCCAGAAAGCTTGTTGTGTATCGTCAAATGCTCTTAACCTCTAAGAAAAGCTACGAACTACTAATACGACTACACAAACATGAAAATGAGCTTGGTAAATTGCCAACACAATTTCAATACATCATTCAAGAACGTTTAGATTTCTTACTGACGTATCATGAGCAATTATTATTGAAATACACAGGTAAGCTAAGGCCAGAGCATTCTAAGTGGACGAGACACGAGGAATATTTACAGGGTGGTGAATTGATGGAGCAATTCATCCAACAAATCGCCACTGCTCAGGAAGTAGCTACTGAGGATGAGCAATTTTCAAGCTATCATTTACTTTATATTTTATCGCGTATTTTAGATTACGAGGAAAACTTAGAGCATTTAGATACTTTAATCGTTTCTTATCGTAGCTATCATAGCAATGAAATAAATGTTGATTTAGAATCGGAATTTTATTAA
- the nikC gene encoding nickel transporter permease codes for MYEYVQKQGQLIETQEQVKGPWREAWSSFKKSKSALFGTAIVVFFILLAVIGPYIAPQGINDQDLSIRLQPPSTDYWLGTDDLGRDIFSRILHGARISLTVGLSAVLISAIVGSFLGIIAGYYGRWIDTIISRIFDIMLAFPSILLAIAVVSILGPSLRNALIAIAIINIPNFGRLIRSRVLSIKEEEYIHAAKAIGMKNSRILLKHILPNSMTPVIVQGTLAIATAIIEAAALGFLGLGAEAPQPEWGKMLADARMFLMNAPWAMVFPGLAIMLTVVGFNLMGDGLRDALDPKMKN; via the coding sequence ATGTATGAATATGTCCAAAAACAAGGGCAATTAATTGAAACGCAAGAACAGGTAAAAGGTCCTTGGCGAGAAGCTTGGTCTAGCTTTAAAAAAAGCAAGTCCGCTTTATTTGGGACAGCGATTGTTGTATTTTTTATTCTTTTGGCGGTTATTGGTCCATATATTGCACCACAAGGTATTAATGATCAAGATTTAAGCATACGACTGCAGCCTCCATCCACAGATTATTGGCTTGGAACCGATGATTTAGGTCGCGATATTTTTTCGAGAATTTTACACGGTGCTCGAATTTCGTTGACAGTTGGTTTATCAGCAGTATTAATTTCAGCAATTGTGGGGAGCTTTTTAGGAATTATTGCTGGGTATTACGGTCGGTGGATTGATACGATTATTTCACGTATTTTTGACATTATGCTTGCCTTTCCTAGTATTTTACTTGCTATTGCAGTCGTATCTATTTTAGGACCATCATTACGAAATGCGTTAATTGCCATTGCGATTATTAACATTCCAAACTTTGGTCGACTTATTCGGTCACGTGTTTTAAGTATAAAAGAAGAGGAATACATTCATGCCGCAAAAGCAATCGGTATGAAAAACTCACGGATATTATTGAAGCATATTTTACCGAATTCAATGACTCCTGTAATAGTGCAAGGGACACTTGCAATCGCGACAGCTATAATCGAAGCGGCGGCATTAGGTTTTTTAGGGCTTGGCGCAGAAGCACCACAGCCTGAATGGGGAAAAATGCTTGCAGATGCACGGATGTTTTTAATGAATGCACCTTGGGCAATGGTTTTCCCTGGTTTAGCTATAATGCTAACTGTCGTTGGATTTAATTTAATGGGTGATGGCTTACGTGATGCGCTCGATCCGAAAATGAAAAATTAA
- a CDS encoding ABC transporter permease has product MLHYIGKRLLHLIPVLLGMTFIVFLIIRAIPGDPAQVILGQQATAEAIAALRLKLGLDEPWFIQYFDYLKGVFTGDLGDSLRTRQPITTELWPYLAATFELAIFAMIIAVIIGMNAGIISAWFQNSWFDYLAMVIALIGVSMPIFWFGLMEQWVFSINLGWLPTSGREEVRDPITAITHFYLLDTLLQGRFDQFTVVIKHLLLPGIALATIPTAIIARMTRASMLEVMRADYVRTARAKGQKMFVVIYKHALKNALIPVLTIVGLQTGMLLGGAILTETIFSWPGIGRYIYEAIGFRDYPVIQSGILIVAFLFVMINLIVDILYTVIDSRIKYN; this is encoded by the coding sequence ATGCTTCACTACATAGGCAAGCGCCTATTACATTTAATACCTGTGCTACTCGGAATGACATTCATTGTATTTTTAATTATTCGTGCAATACCGGGTGATCCGGCACAAGTGATTTTAGGACAACAGGCTACAGCTGAAGCAATTGCGGCATTGCGACTAAAGCTTGGGTTAGATGAACCTTGGTTTATTCAGTACTTTGATTATCTTAAAGGCGTCTTTACAGGGGATTTAGGAGATTCATTAAGGACAAGACAACCGATCACAACAGAACTTTGGCCATACTTAGCTGCAACGTTTGAGTTAGCTATTTTTGCAATGATTATAGCAGTAATTATTGGCATGAATGCAGGAATTATTTCAGCATGGTTTCAAAATTCATGGTTTGATTATTTAGCGATGGTAATTGCGCTAATCGGAGTTTCTATGCCGATATTTTGGTTTGGATTAATGGAACAATGGGTTTTTAGTATTAATTTAGGTTGGTTACCTACGTCGGGACGTGAAGAGGTTCGTGATCCGATTACAGCAATTACTCATTTTTATTTGCTCGACACGTTATTGCAAGGACGTTTTGATCAATTTACTGTAGTCATTAAGCATTTATTGTTACCAGGTATTGCGCTCGCAACGATTCCAACAGCAATTATTGCAAGAATGACACGTGCTTCAATGTTGGAAGTGATGCGCGCTGATTATGTCCGAACAGCACGTGCAAAAGGGCAAAAAATGTTCGTTGTTATTTACAAGCATGCTTTAAAAAATGCATTGATACCTGTGTTAACGATTGTTGGTTTACAGACAGGCATGCTATTAGGCGGCGCGATATTAACGGAAACTATTTTTAGTTGGCCGGGTATTGGGCGTTATATTTATGAAGCGATTGGGTTCCGGGATTATCCAGTTATTCAATCTGGTATTTTGATCGTAGCTTTCTTATTTGTCATGATTAATTTAATTGTTGATATTCTATATACTGTGATTGATTCACGAATTAAATATAACTAG
- a CDS encoding ABC transporter substrate-binding protein, giving the protein MKKSKLYFLGLMLLLAMSVFLAACNTDDEGSKSEDTKTDSPDSKTETTTKDEPTASVPQVLVFGRGADSVSLDPGIVTDGESFKVTQNLFETLLNFGPQDTTIHPGLAKSWTVSDDGLSYTFELEQGVKFHDGTDFNAEAVIKNVNRWKAGKEDAFYYFNSMFKAEGEDVIKDVVANGDHTVVFTLSRPQAPFLKNLAMSPFGIASPTAFEAAGDKFGDNPVGTGPFKFTDWKRNDAITIEKFDGYWQDGLPKLDKVIFRSIPDNSARLNALTAGEIDLADGVNPSDGKAVEGNAALQLIERPSMNIGYLGLTNTRAPFDNKLVRQAVNYAIDKQAIVDAFFEGRAEVAVNPMPSSISGYNDAISAYPYDPEKAKALLKEAGYDGKEIELWAMPVPRPYMPDGAKVAEVIQKNLEDVGIPSKIVTFEWATYLDKAKDGEADAFMLGWTGDNGDADNFIYTLLDKDNIGSNNYAYYSNDEVHDLLIKAQSETDENVRNDLYKKAQEIIHEDAPWVPLAHSTPLLAAKAGVKGFLPHPTGSDKLDNVSIE; this is encoded by the coding sequence TTGAAGAAGAGTAAGTTGTATTTTTTAGGACTTATGCTGTTATTAGCAATGTCTGTATTTTTAGCTGCATGTAATACGGATGATGAAGGTTCAAAAAGTGAAGATACAAAAACAGATAGTCCGGATAGTAAAACGGAAACTACTACAAAGGATGAACCAACTGCTTCGGTACCTCAAGTTTTAGTATTTGGGCGTGGAGCGGACTCTGTATCGCTTGATCCCGGCATTGTAACGGATGGTGAATCTTTTAAAGTAACACAAAACTTATTTGAAACATTATTAAATTTTGGTCCTCAAGATACGACAATTCACCCTGGATTAGCAAAGTCTTGGACAGTAAGTGATGACGGTTTATCGTACACATTTGAATTAGAACAAGGCGTTAAATTCCACGATGGTACGGATTTTAATGCTGAAGCTGTTATTAAAAACGTCAATCGCTGGAAAGCAGGAAAAGAAGATGCTTTCTATTACTTCAACTCGATGTTTAAAGCAGAGGGAGAAGATGTTATTAAGGATGTTGTAGCAAACGGGGACCATACAGTTGTTTTCACATTATCCCGACCACAAGCACCATTCCTTAAAAACTTAGCAATGAGTCCATTCGGTATTGCATCGCCAACTGCATTTGAAGCAGCAGGTGATAAATTTGGGGACAATCCAGTTGGAACGGGGCCATTTAAATTTACAGATTGGAAACGAAATGACGCGATTACAATTGAAAAGTTCGATGGCTATTGGCAAGATGGTTTACCGAAATTAGATAAAGTAATCTTCCGCTCGATTCCTGATAACTCAGCACGATTAAATGCATTAACTGCCGGAGAAATCGATTTAGCTGATGGGGTTAACCCTTCTGATGGAAAGGCAGTCGAAGGAAATGCAGCATTACAATTAATTGAACGTCCATCTATGAATATTGGTTATTTAGGTTTAACAAATACACGAGCACCATTTGACAATAAACTTGTTCGACAAGCGGTAAACTATGCAATCGATAAGCAAGCAATCGTGGATGCATTCTTTGAAGGCCGTGCAGAAGTAGCGGTAAATCCAATGCCTTCTTCAATCAGCGGTTATAATGATGCCATTTCTGCTTATCCATACGATCCAGAAAAAGCAAAGGCATTACTAAAAGAAGCTGGCTATGATGGCAAGGAAATTGAACTATGGGCAATGCCTGTACCACGTCCATACATGCCAGATGGCGCGAAAGTTGCTGAAGTTATTCAGAAAAACTTAGAGGATGTAGGAATCCCTTCGAAAATTGTAACGTTTGAATGGGCAACGTATTTAGATAAAGCGAAAGATGGAGAAGCAGATGCGTTTATGCTTGGTTGGACAGGAGATAACGGAGATGCGGATAACTTTATTTACACATTACTAGATAAAGATAATATCGGCAGTAACAACTATGCTTACTATTCAAATGATGAAGTGCATGATTTATTAATTAAGGCACAATCTGAAACGGATGAAAATGTACGAAATGATCTGTATAAAAAAGCACAAGAAATTATTCATGAAGATGCACCATGGGTACCACTTGCGCACTCTACACCTTTACTTGCTGCAAAAGCAGGTGTGAAAGGTTTCTTACCACATCCAACAGGATCAGATAAGTTAGATAATGTTTCGATTGAATAG
- a CDS encoding ABC transporter ATP-binding protein, with protein sequence MVKVLLKVENLKKYFPIRQGILARHVGDVKAVDDISFELYEGETLGIVGESGCGKSTTGRVIMRLHEPTEGSVTFDGIELTKLSSEAMRKARREIQMVFQDPYASLNPRHTVGKILEEPLIVHGIGNAKERKEKVQQYLEIVGLSAYHAKRYPHQFSGGQRQRIGIARALMTNPKLIIADEPVSALDVSIQAQVLNLMQRLQEDLKLTYIFIAHDLGVVRHISDRVGVMYLGRLVELAESESLYNEPLHPYSQALLSAVPVPDPQFDREQIILSGDIPSPSKPPAGCTFHTRCPFVMEQCKQVVPQLSQVRQGHSVACHLYNETSQ encoded by the coding sequence ATCGTGAAAGTGTTGTTAAAAGTTGAAAATCTGAAAAAATACTTTCCTATTCGACAGGGGATTCTCGCCCGTCATGTTGGAGATGTGAAGGCAGTCGACGACATCTCATTTGAATTATACGAAGGGGAAACATTAGGTATTGTAGGGGAGTCAGGTTGTGGGAAATCAACAACCGGGCGCGTTATTATGCGTCTACATGAGCCGACAGAGGGATCCGTCACTTTTGATGGAATCGAACTTACAAAGCTTTCTTCTGAAGCAATGCGTAAAGCTCGTAGGGAAATTCAAATGGTGTTTCAAGATCCGTATGCTTCACTGAATCCGCGTCATACAGTTGGAAAAATATTAGAAGAACCTCTCATTGTCCATGGAATTGGTAATGCGAAAGAGCGTAAAGAAAAGGTGCAACAATATTTAGAAATTGTCGGGCTAAGTGCGTATCATGCAAAGCGCTATCCTCATCAGTTTAGCGGAGGGCAGCGGCAGCGTATTGGAATCGCCCGAGCACTTATGACAAATCCGAAGCTCATTATTGCAGATGAGCCTGTTTCGGCGTTGGATGTTTCGATTCAGGCACAAGTTTTAAATTTAATGCAAAGATTGCAAGAGGATTTAAAGCTTACGTATATATTTATTGCGCATGATTTAGGGGTTGTCCGTCATATAAGTGACAGAGTAGGTGTGATGTATTTAGGGCGACTTGTCGAACTTGCTGAAAGTGAAAGCTTATATAACGAACCTTTACATCCTTATTCACAAGCATTATTATCCGCAGTTCCGGTTCCTGATCCGCAGTTCGATCGGGAACAAATAATTTTGAGTGGGGATATACCGAGTCCCTCTAAACCACCGGCTGGATGCACGTTTCATACAAGATGTCCATTCGTAATGGAGCAGTGTAAACAAGTTGTACCACAGTTGAGTCAGGTGAGACAAGGTCATTCTGTTGCGTGTCATTTATATAATGAGACGTCACAATGA